A genomic window from Pseudokineococcus lusitanus includes:
- a CDS encoding DUF4349 domain-containing protein, which yields MSDATPAPTPTAPRPRRAPRALAAAGLVAALLALAACTGAANEQGGDGGGGSAASGADLAYDAEGDAAAAADAAPTADPARVVGADLPGERAVVTTGGVQVLVDDVRAAADAAAVLATGSGGLVAESSSSGGAGEPGGEPATATLTLRVPSDRFAEVLAGVEGLGEATSRTTSSTDVTAEVADVASRVDSAEAVLAGFRARLPEATDVEDVIALERELAARQADLEALQARQRVLADQTSLATLDVALAEEAAALPVEPVAAGGFTGGLGAGWDALVAVVRVAAVVVGAALPFAAVAALVVVPLVVLRRRRGARPSEA from the coding sequence GTGAGCGACGCGACCCCAGCCCCGACCCCCACCGCCCCCCGGCCCCGCCGGGCCCCGCGGGCCCTGGCCGCCGCGGGCCTCGTGGCGGCCCTCCTCGCCCTGGCGGCGTGCACGGGGGCGGCGAACGAGCAGGGCGGCGACGGCGGCGGGGGCTCCGCCGCCTCCGGGGCCGACCTGGCCTACGACGCCGAGGGTGACGCCGCCGCGGCCGCCGACGCCGCCCCGACCGCCGACCCGGCCCGCGTCGTCGGCGCCGACCTCCCCGGCGAGCGCGCGGTCGTGACGACGGGCGGCGTGCAGGTCCTCGTCGACGACGTCCGCGCGGCGGCCGACGCGGCGGCCGTGCTGGCCACCGGCTCCGGCGGGCTCGTGGCCGAGAGCTCCTCGAGCGGCGGCGCCGGGGAGCCCGGCGGGGAGCCGGCCACCGCGACCCTCACCCTGCGCGTCCCGTCCGACCGCTTCGCCGAGGTGCTCGCCGGCGTCGAGGGCCTCGGCGAGGCGACGTCGCGCACGACCTCCTCGACCGACGTCACGGCCGAGGTCGCCGACGTCGCCAGTCGCGTGGACTCGGCCGAGGCCGTCCTCGCCGGCTTCCGCGCCCGGCTCCCCGAGGCCACCGACGTCGAGGACGTCATCGCCCTGGAGCGCGAGCTGGCCGCGCGCCAGGCCGACCTCGAGGCGCTGCAGGCCCGGCAGCGCGTGCTCGCCGACCAGACCTCCCTCGCCACCCTCGACGTCGCGCTGGCCGAGGAGGCCGCGGCCCTGCCGGTCGAGCCGGTCGCGGCGGGCGGCTTCACCGGCGGGCTCGGCGCCGGGTGGGACGCGCTGGTCGCCGTCGTCCGCGTGGCCGCCGTCGTCGTCGGGGCGGCCCTGCCCTTCGCCGCGGTGGCCGCCCTCGTCGTCGTCCCGCTCGTCGTGCTGCGCCGCCGTCGCGGCGCCCGCCCGTCCGAGGCCTGA
- a CDS encoding cation:dicarboxylate symporter family transporter → MSAQPPPQSPQETPTAAPAKKDRSHWLYISVIIAVVAGAAVGLLSPSAGVALKPIGSAFVDLVKMMISPVIFCTIVLGIGSIRAAAQVGRVGGLALGYFIGMSTFALAIGLVVGNLVQPGADINYSGSSYDYEAPESEGDGPGGTLGFVLSIIPTTLVSPLVGESVLSTLFVAILVGFAVQALGQTGEAALRGVAVFQKVVFKVLAMIMWVAPVGAFGAIAGVVGETGWSAIRGLLLVMLAFYVTCALFIFVVLGTLLRLVAGISIFTLLKYLGRELLLIVATSSSETALPRLIAKMEHVGVDRSVVGITVPVGYSFNLDGTAIYLTMASLFIAEASGAPFSIGQQISLLVFMIIASKGAAGVTGAGLATLAGGLQSHRPDLVDGVGLIVGIDRFMSEARALTNFSGNAVATVLIGHWTKALDRAQMQRVLSGDDPFDESTMVDDHHGPAAKPSADPVGVTNASTPEGGTPDHLESSGRR, encoded by the coding sequence ATGAGCGCCCAGCCGCCGCCGCAGAGCCCCCAGGAGACGCCGACCGCGGCGCCCGCCAAGAAGGACCGCAGCCACTGGCTGTACATCAGCGTGATCATCGCCGTGGTGGCCGGTGCCGCCGTCGGGCTGCTGTCGCCCTCGGCCGGCGTGGCCCTCAAGCCCATCGGCTCGGCCTTCGTCGACCTCGTGAAGATGATGATCTCGCCGGTCATCTTCTGCACGATCGTCCTCGGCATCGGCTCGATCCGCGCCGCCGCGCAGGTCGGCCGCGTCGGCGGCCTGGCCCTCGGCTACTTCATCGGGATGTCGACGTTCGCGCTGGCCATCGGCCTCGTCGTCGGCAACCTCGTCCAGCCGGGCGCGGACATCAACTACTCCGGCTCCAGCTACGACTACGAGGCCCCGGAGTCGGAGGGCGACGGCCCCGGCGGCACGCTCGGCTTCGTCCTGTCGATCATCCCGACGACGCTCGTCTCCCCGCTCGTCGGCGAGTCGGTCCTCTCGACCCTCTTCGTCGCGATCCTCGTCGGCTTCGCCGTCCAGGCCCTCGGCCAGACCGGCGAGGCGGCCCTGCGCGGCGTCGCGGTCTTCCAGAAGGTCGTCTTCAAGGTCCTCGCGATGATCATGTGGGTCGCGCCGGTCGGGGCCTTCGGCGCCATCGCCGGTGTCGTCGGCGAGACCGGCTGGAGCGCCATCCGCGGGCTCCTGCTCGTCATGCTCGCGTTCTACGTGACCTGCGCGCTCTTCATCTTCGTCGTCCTCGGCACGCTGCTGCGGCTCGTCGCCGGCATCTCGATCTTCACGCTGCTGAAGTACCTCGGCCGCGAGCTGCTGCTCATCGTCGCGACCTCGTCCTCCGAGACGGCGCTGCCCCGCCTCATCGCCAAGATGGAGCACGTCGGCGTCGACCGCTCGGTCGTCGGCATCACCGTCCCCGTCGGGTACTCGTTCAACCTCGACGGCACGGCGATCTACCTGACGATGGCCTCGCTCTTCATCGCCGAGGCGTCGGGCGCGCCCTTCAGCATCGGCCAGCAGATCTCCCTGCTCGTCTTCATGATCATCGCCTCGAAGGGCGCGGCGGGCGTCACCGGCGCCGGCCTCGCGACGCTGGCCGGCGGGCTGCAGAGCCACCGCCCCGACCTCGTGGACGGCGTCGGCCTCATCGTCGGCATCGACCGCTTCATGTCCGAGGCCCGCGCCCTCACCAACTTCTCCGGCAACGCCGTGGCCACCGTGCTCATCGGCCACTGGACGAAGGCGCTCGACCGGGCGCAGATGCAGCGCGTCCTCTCGGGCGACGACCCGTTCGACGAGTCGACGATGGTCGACGACCACCACGGCCCGGCGGCGAAGCCCAGCGCCGACCCGGTCGGCGTGACGAACGCCAGCACGCCCGAGGGCGGCACCCCGGACCACCTGGAGAGCAGCGGCCGCCGCTGA
- a CDS encoding sensor histidine kinase: protein MAVTTTGRGGRRRPAGRPRSVAASLMWWQVALVVALVVVAAVLATVDVRADARDGAGERAEAVAVSVADSPEVREVAVDADLDVAARSARLQPFVERVRRDTGTSFVVVMATDGTRWTHPDRGQIGRTYIGSRDAALAGGRVVETYTGTLGPSVRAVVPVVEGGDVVALVATGISVTSVGEDAADGLRLVLLAGAGVLALALGGSYLVARRARRLTLGLAGPELARMVTYYDAVLRSVREGLLLVDADGRVQLLNEEARALLDLPDDVVGRPVDDLGLPPGLVRLLRGDDDVADEVVLTASRVLVASVRDARAPSGAGAAPAHDAGRVMTLRDRTDLLALSDELETTRSLAEALRSQAHEQANRLHTVVQLVEMGRSREAVELAVDELAAAQALTDQVVGAVAEPVVAALLLGASARAAERGVDVVVAGQSRLDEGALDRTGTPVRDVLTVLGNLTDNAVDAAAAARDAAGGGDALVEVVLRADDDGVVVEVSDSGAGLAPEDAERAFRRGWSTKGDGGRLHGRGLGLALVGQAVDRLGGRIDVSRSDLGGACFAVRLPAGPGPSGAGRADAVVGAP, encoded by the coding sequence GTGGCGGTGACGACGACGGGGCGCGGGGGACGACGTCGTCCCGCCGGCCGGCCCCGGAGCGTCGCGGCCTCGCTCATGTGGTGGCAGGTGGCCCTCGTCGTCGCGCTCGTCGTCGTCGCCGCGGTGCTGGCCACCGTCGACGTCCGGGCGGACGCCCGCGACGGTGCCGGCGAGCGCGCCGAGGCGGTGGCCGTCTCCGTCGCCGACTCCCCCGAGGTGCGCGAGGTCGCGGTCGACGCCGACCTCGACGTGGCCGCCCGCAGCGCGCGGCTGCAGCCCTTCGTCGAGCGGGTCCGCCGCGACACGGGCACGAGCTTCGTCGTCGTCATGGCGACGGACGGGACGCGGTGGACCCACCCGGACCGGGGCCAGATCGGCCGCACCTACATCGGCAGCCGCGACGCCGCGCTCGCCGGCGGCCGCGTCGTCGAGACGTACACCGGCACGCTCGGGCCGTCGGTGCGCGCGGTCGTGCCCGTCGTCGAGGGCGGCGACGTCGTCGCGCTCGTCGCCACCGGCATCAGCGTCACGTCGGTCGGCGAGGACGCCGCCGACGGCCTGCGCCTCGTCCTCCTCGCGGGCGCCGGCGTCCTCGCGCTCGCGCTGGGCGGCTCGTACCTCGTCGCGCGGCGGGCGCGGCGCCTCACGCTGGGGCTCGCCGGGCCCGAGCTGGCGCGGATGGTCACCTACTACGACGCCGTCCTCCGCTCGGTCCGCGAGGGCCTGCTGCTCGTGGACGCCGACGGGCGCGTGCAGCTGCTCAACGAGGAGGCCCGCGCGCTGCTGGACCTGCCGGACGACGTCGTCGGGCGGCCCGTCGACGACCTCGGCCTGCCGCCCGGCCTCGTGCGCCTGCTGCGCGGCGACGACGACGTCGCCGACGAGGTCGTCCTCACCGCGTCGCGGGTCCTCGTGGCCTCGGTCCGTGACGCGCGGGCGCCGTCCGGCGCGGGCGCCGCGCCCGCGCACGACGCCGGCCGCGTCATGACGCTGCGCGACCGCACCGACCTCCTCGCCCTCTCCGACGAGCTGGAGACCACCCGCTCGCTCGCCGAGGCGCTGCGCAGCCAGGCGCACGAGCAGGCCAACCGGCTCCACACCGTCGTCCAGCTCGTCGAGATGGGCCGCTCGCGGGAGGCGGTGGAGCTGGCCGTGGACGAGCTCGCGGCCGCGCAGGCCCTCACCGACCAGGTGGTGGGCGCCGTCGCCGAGCCCGTCGTCGCCGCCCTCCTGCTGGGCGCGAGCGCCCGGGCCGCCGAGCGCGGCGTGGACGTCGTCGTCGCCGGGCAGAGCCGCCTCGACGAGGGGGCGCTCGACCGCACGGGGACGCCGGTGCGCGACGTCCTCACGGTGCTCGGCAACCTCACCGACAACGCCGTCGACGCCGCGGCGGCGGCACGCGACGCGGCCGGCGGGGGCGACGCGCTCGTCGAGGTGGTGCTGCGGGCCGACGACGACGGGGTGGTCGTCGAAGTGTCCGACTCGGGCGCCGGCCTCGCCCCGGAGGACGCCGAGCGGGCCTTCCGCCGCGGCTGGTCGACGAAGGGCGACGGCGGCCGGCTGCACGGGCGGGGGCTGGGGCTCGCGCTCGTGGGCCAGGCGGTGGACCGCCTCGGCGGCCGGATCGACGTCTCCCGCTCCGACCTCGGCGGGGCGTGCTTCGCCGTCCGGCTCCCCGCCGGGCCCGGCCCGTCGGGCGCCGGGCGGGCCGACGCCGTCGTGGGCGCGCCGTGA
- a CDS encoding response regulator — protein MTGRRDLVVLVVEDEPVAAAAHRTHVDATPGFRALPPAATAAEALRRLRAADEIDGEPVDLVLLDMHLPDRPGLDVVRALRAAGRWTDVLAVTSARELSTVRAATSLGVVGYLLKPFAGAALRERLEQYAAARAARSDDGTALSQEEVDRAVGGHLAPRGATTGRPGGLSPETLTAVAEVVRAAPSSAGEVASAVGVGRVTARRYLEHLVGQGTADRRPRYGGTGRPELEYRWTG, from the coding sequence GTGACCGGCCGGCGCGACCTCGTCGTCCTCGTCGTCGAGGACGAGCCGGTGGCCGCGGCGGCCCACCGCACCCACGTCGACGCGACGCCCGGCTTCCGGGCCCTGCCGCCCGCCGCGACCGCCGCGGAGGCGCTGCGCCGGCTGCGGGCCGCGGACGAGATCGACGGCGAGCCCGTGGACCTCGTCCTGCTCGACATGCACCTGCCGGACCGGCCGGGCCTCGACGTCGTCCGGGCGCTGCGGGCGGCCGGGCGGTGGACCGACGTCCTCGCCGTCACGTCGGCGCGCGAGCTGTCGACAGTGCGGGCGGCAACGTCGCTCGGCGTCGTCGGCTACCTGCTCAAGCCCTTCGCCGGGGCGGCGCTGCGGGAGCGGCTCGAGCAGTACGCGGCCGCCCGCGCCGCGCGGTCCGACGACGGCACCGCGCTGTCGCAGGAGGAGGTCGACCGGGCGGTCGGGGGGCACCTGGCGCCGCGCGGCGCCACCACTGGCCGGCCGGGCGGGCTGTCCCCCGAGACCCTCACCGCGGTGGCCGAGGTGGTGCGTGCCGCGCCGTCCTCGGCCGGGGAGGTCGCGTCCGCCGTGGGGGTCGGCCGGGTCACCGCGCGCCGCTACCTCGAGCACCTCGTGGGCCAGGGGACGGCCGACCGCCGACCGCGCTACGGCGGGACGGGGCGCCCCGAGCTCGAGTACCGCTGGACCGGCTGA
- a CDS encoding macro domain-containing protein, protein MRIEVVAGTSGDVTRQPVDAVVTAANRALRGGGGVDAAVHGAAGPELLTASRALAPCPTGSAVVTPAFDLAPVRWVVHAVGPRWSGRPEDPVLLASAYTASLARADEVGATSVAFPSISTGVYGYPAPEAARVSVGALRAARTRVELALLVARTEEQAGLWEGALAEG, encoded by the coding sequence GTGCGCATCGAGGTGGTCGCAGGCACGTCGGGCGACGTCACCCGCCAGCCGGTCGACGCCGTCGTCACGGCGGCCAACCGGGCGCTGAGGGGCGGCGGCGGGGTCGACGCCGCGGTCCACGGCGCCGCCGGGCCCGAGCTCCTCACGGCGAGCCGCGCGCTGGCGCCCTGCCCCACGGGCTCGGCGGTCGTGACCCCGGCGTTCGACCTCGCGCCCGTGCGCTGGGTCGTCCACGCCGTCGGCCCCCGCTGGTCGGGCCGGCCGGAGGACCCGGTGCTCCTGGCCTCGGCGTACACGGCGTCGCTCGCGCGGGCGGACGAGGTGGGCGCCACGTCGGTGGCCTTCCCGTCGATCTCCACCGGCGTCTACGGCTACCCGGCGCCGGAGGCCGCCCGCGTCTCGGTCGGCGCCCTCCGTGCCGCCCGGACCCGCGTCGAGCTGGCCCTGCTCGTCGCCCGCACGGAGGAGCAGGCGGGCCTGTGGGAGGGGGCCCTCGCCGAGGGCTGA
- a CDS encoding glycosyltransferase has product MQQQDGSAGSVVVWRDDVLPASETFVAGQVGAMRRWHPVVAGLYRTPSVLDVRPELVLSPSARWAAPYRRWVRRSGRSRRLDALLRRPDVRVVHAHFGRDAQLVAPAAARARRPLVVTLHGYDVTQLPRHPRTGPAYRAGLRRLFDQAAAVVVVSDFVREQVLALGAHADRLVRLPTGIDPGPAAPPAPPVRRVLFVGRLVEKKGVADLLEAVAALPGDLRGTPVEICGDGPLREDLERRAAELGLTVEFRGHLTPAQLAATYRGGGVFCGPSRSSAAGDAEGLGTVFLEAAAAGLPVVSYRHGGVPEAVEDGVTGHLVPEGDVPALSRALGAVMADGAPAQEMGLAGRRMVERDFDLARQTARLEELYDRVAAGRPVAARR; this is encoded by the coding sequence GTGCAGCAGCAGGACGGGTCGGCCGGGTCGGTCGTCGTGTGGCGGGACGACGTCCTGCCGGCGTCGGAGACGTTCGTCGCCGGGCAGGTGGGGGCGATGCGGCGGTGGCATCCCGTCGTCGCCGGGCTCTACCGGACGCCCAGCGTCCTCGACGTGCGGCCCGAGCTGGTGCTCTCGCCGTCGGCCCGCTGGGCGGCGCCCTACCGGCGATGGGTCCGGCGCAGCGGCCGCAGCCGGCGCCTCGACGCCCTGCTGCGCCGTCCCGACGTCCGGGTCGTGCACGCCCACTTCGGCCGGGACGCCCAGCTCGTCGCGCCCGCGGCCGCGCGGGCCCGGCGGCCGCTCGTCGTCACGCTCCACGGCTACGACGTCACGCAGCTGCCGCGGCACCCGCGGACCGGCCCGGCCTACCGGGCGGGGCTGCGCCGGCTCTTCGACCAGGCGGCGGCCGTCGTCGTCGTGTCGGACTTCGTCCGCGAGCAGGTGCTGGCCCTGGGGGCCCACGCCGACCGGCTCGTGCGGCTGCCCACCGGGATCGACCCGGGCCCGGCGGCGCCGCCCGCCCCGCCGGTGCGGCGGGTGCTCTTCGTCGGCCGCCTCGTGGAGAAGAAGGGCGTCGCCGACCTCCTCGAGGCGGTCGCGGCGCTGCCCGGCGACCTGCGCGGCACGCCCGTGGAGATCTGCGGCGACGGTCCGCTCCGCGAGGACCTCGAGCGCCGCGCGGCCGAGCTCGGCCTCACCGTCGAGTTCCGCGGCCACCTCACGCCCGCCCAGCTCGCGGCGACGTACCGCGGCGGCGGCGTCTTCTGCGGGCCCTCGCGCAGCAGCGCGGCCGGCGACGCCGAGGGCCTCGGCACCGTCTTCCTCGAGGCCGCGGCGGCCGGGCTGCCCGTCGTCTCCTACCGGCACGGCGGCGTCCCGGAGGCCGTCGAGGACGGCGTCACCGGCCACCTCGTGCCCGAGGGCGACGTCCCGGCGCTGTCCCGCGCGCTCGGCGCCGTCATGGCCGACGGCGCCCCCGCGCAGGAGATGGGGCTGGCGGGGCGCCGCATGGTCGAGCGCGACTTCGACCTCGCCCGCCAGACCGCCCGGCTCGAGGAGCTCTACGACCGGGTGGCCGCCGGCCGCCCCGTGGCCGCCCGCCGCTGA
- a CDS encoding VOC family protein, which translates to MDAPLRLNATVLGAPDPRALAAYYRELLGLTPGTDEPDWVTLRAPDGGAGLSFQREPDHVPPVWPQGPGDQQMQLHLDVEVAVPDGTTPAAALAAAADRAVALGGRLPEHQPQEDVRVVLDPAGHPFCLYLG; encoded by the coding sequence ATGGACGCACCTCTCCGCCTCAACGCCACCGTCCTCGGTGCCCCGGACCCCCGTGCGCTCGCGGCGTACTACCGCGAGCTGCTGGGGCTGACGCCCGGCACGGACGAGCCGGACTGGGTGACGCTCAGGGCGCCGGACGGCGGTGCCGGGCTGTCGTTCCAGCGGGAGCCCGACCACGTCCCGCCCGTCTGGCCGCAGGGGCCGGGCGACCAGCAGATGCAGCTGCACCTCGACGTCGAGGTGGCGGTCCCGGACGGGACGACGCCGGCCGCGGCCCTCGCGGCCGCGGCGGACCGCGCCGTCGCGCTCGGGGGCCGGCTGCCCGAGCACCAGCCGCAGGAGGACGTCCGCGTGGTGCTGGACCCGGCGGGCCACCCCTTCTGCCTCTACCTCGGGTGA
- a CDS encoding insulinase family protein, with the protein MTTSTSSAGHDATTVGRTTGRRTRWTEVDGVPVVSVEAPGELSAGLVLGVGWRDEPYLRRGVTHLLEHLVMREVHTRRAAVGASVDVLSTEFHVSGSPDVVVTFLRRVCELLADPPTDHLALELDVLAAEEREDGGPDLGATLLAERFGRRRAGLAALVEPATATLDASAVREWAARWAVAGNACVWLSGPVPGHLALPLPPGRPPSVDRGELPVGAPLPARLSLPDVPVAVTAVVPHAVATSMGANLLEERLVTELRTRRGLVYDVDVDLLRLSDGERHLLVTAAPPEGREGQVVDVVRSVLRDLAQRGPSAAELAEEVEIFCEDPGEQPDPERLRGYARWRAECRVLGWAGEETADIDEEARSVRPEDVRDVFRAVERSALVVVPEETDAEERVADLSVWPTSSPTTVTGRTYLPRWWKGVPRRARLVVGEEGVTLTTGPDHRATVRWEDVLGLLEDDSEGFTHVLVGTTATVPLDGGDWRGGGRAMAEVLRHVPEHLRARADAHSASGHGALAGAGPAPG; encoded by the coding sequence GTGACCACCTCGACCTCCTCCGCGGGCCACGACGCGACCACCGTCGGCCGGACGACCGGCCGCCGGACCCGCTGGACCGAGGTCGACGGCGTGCCCGTCGTCTCGGTGGAGGCGCCGGGGGAGCTGTCGGCGGGTCTCGTCCTCGGGGTCGGCTGGCGTGACGAGCCCTACCTCCGGCGGGGCGTGACCCACCTCCTCGAGCACCTCGTCATGCGCGAGGTGCACACCCGGAGGGCGGCGGTGGGGGCCTCGGTGGACGTCCTGTCGACCGAGTTCCACGTCAGCGGCTCCCCGGACGTGGTCGTCACCTTCTTGCGCCGGGTCTGCGAGCTCCTGGCCGACCCGCCGACCGACCACCTCGCCCTGGAGCTCGACGTCCTCGCCGCCGAGGAGCGGGAGGACGGCGGACCGGATCTCGGCGCCACCCTCCTGGCGGAGCGCTTCGGCCGGCGTCGGGCGGGGCTGGCGGCCCTGGTCGAGCCCGCGACGGCGACCCTGGACGCGTCCGCCGTCAGGGAGTGGGCGGCGCGCTGGGCGGTCGCCGGCAACGCCTGCGTCTGGCTGTCCGGGCCGGTGCCGGGGCACCTCGCCCTGCCCCTGCCGCCGGGCCGACCGCCGTCGGTCGACCGTGGCGAGCTGCCGGTGGGTGCGCCGCTCCCGGCCCGCCTGTCGCTGCCGGACGTACCGGTCGCCGTGACCGCCGTCGTGCCGCACGCCGTCGCCACGTCGATGGGGGCGAACCTGCTCGAGGAGCGTCTCGTGACGGAGCTGAGGACCCGCAGAGGCCTCGTCTACGACGTCGACGTGGACCTCCTCCGCCTGTCGGACGGGGAGCGGCACCTGCTCGTGACGGCCGCGCCGCCGGAGGGACGTGAGGGGCAGGTCGTGGACGTGGTGAGGTCGGTCCTCCGCGACCTGGCCCAGCGCGGCCCCTCGGCGGCCGAGCTGGCCGAGGAGGTCGAGATCTTCTGCGAGGACCCCGGCGAGCAGCCCGACCCCGAGCGGCTCCGGGGCTACGCCCGGTGGCGGGCGGAGTGCCGGGTGCTGGGGTGGGCGGGCGAGGAGACGGCCGACATCGACGAGGAGGCGCGGTCCGTGCGCCCGGAGGACGTCCGCGACGTCTTCCGCGCGGTGGAGCGGTCCGCGCTCGTCGTCGTCCCGGAGGAGACGGACGCGGAAGAGCGCGTCGCCGACCTCTCGGTGTGGCCGACGTCGTCCCCGACCACCGTGACCGGGCGGACCTACCTGCCGCGGTGGTGGAAGGGCGTGCCGCGGCGCGCGCGGCTCGTCGTCGGCGAGGAGGGCGTGACGCTCACGACCGGCCCCGACCACCGCGCCACCGTGCGGTGGGAGGACGTCCTCGGCCTGCTGGAGGACGACAGCGAGGGCTTCACGCACGTCCTCGTCGGGACGACGGCGACCGTGCCGCTGGACGGCGGCGACTGGCGCGGCGGCGGTCGGGCGATGGCCGAGGTGCTCCGGCACGTGCCGGAGCACCTGCGGGCGCGGGCGGACGCGCACAGCGCCTCGGGCCACGGCGCCCTCGCCGGGGCCGGTCCCGCCCCGGGCTGA
- a CDS encoding NAD-dependent epimerase/dehydratase family protein, translated as MSVDTPSGRARRVVVTGAAGKLGRAVVADLREHGWDVLPVDRERTPHAPEDLLVVDLTDQAQVVEVIAGRTDEREGPVDAVAHLAAVPAPGIVPNSATFTNNMTAAWNVQTAARAAGVRHVVWASSETVLGLPFDEAPPYAPVDERYRARPGSTYSLVKTLEEEMAHHLCRWDPQLTMVGLRFSNVMEPQDYARFPSFDADPMLRKWNLWGYIDARDGAQAVRKGLELDRPGAHVAIIAAADTVMSRSSASLLAEVFPGVEVRKDLGEHETLLSIDTARELLGYEPEHSWRDVRTTSA; from the coding sequence GTGAGCGTTGACACCCCCTCCGGCCGTGCCCGTCGCGTCGTCGTCACCGGCGCCGCCGGCAAGCTCGGCCGGGCCGTCGTCGCGGACCTCCGTGAGCACGGCTGGGACGTCCTGCCGGTGGACCGCGAGCGGACGCCGCACGCGCCCGAGGACCTCCTGGTCGTCGACCTCACCGACCAGGCGCAGGTCGTCGAGGTGATCGCGGGGCGCACCGACGAGCGCGAGGGCCCGGTCGACGCCGTCGCCCACCTCGCCGCGGTGCCGGCGCCCGGGATCGTGCCGAACTCGGCGACCTTCACGAACAACATGACCGCCGCGTGGAACGTCCAGACGGCCGCGCGCGCCGCCGGCGTCCGGCACGTCGTCTGGGCCTCGAGCGAGACCGTGCTCGGCCTGCCCTTCGACGAGGCGCCGCCGTACGCGCCCGTCGACGAGCGCTACCGCGCGCGCCCCGGCTCCACCTACTCGCTCGTCAAGACGCTCGAGGAGGAGATGGCGCACCACCTGTGCCGGTGGGACCCGCAGCTGACGATGGTGGGGCTGCGCTTCTCCAACGTCATGGAGCCGCAGGACTACGCGCGCTTCCCGTCCTTCGACGCCGACCCGATGCTGCGCAAGTGGAACCTGTGGGGCTACATCGACGCCCGCGACGGCGCCCAGGCCGTCCGGAAGGGCCTCGAGCTCGACCGCCCCGGCGCGCACGTCGCGATCATCGCGGCGGCCGACACGGTGATGAGCCGCTCCAGCGCGAGCCTCCTCGCGGAGGTCTTCCCGGGTGTCGAGGTGCGCAAGGACCTCGGCGAGCACGAGACGCTGCTGTCCATCGACACCGCCCGCGAGCTCCTCGGCTACGAGCCCGAGCACTCGTGGCGGGACGTGCGGACGACGTCGGCCTGA